One window from the genome of Drosophila albomicans strain 15112-1751.03 chromosome 2L, ASM965048v2, whole genome shotgun sequence encodes:
- the LOC117564418 gene encoding long-chain-fatty-acid--CoA ligase heimdall: MNDVTLNDGKLKPASSYTSTSVHEAVKLRISEDNTVEPQTVPEYFREICKKFSKLPALVWETSDGWQTATYADYEQRVEQAALMLLHAGLEERSSVGILAFNCPEWFFAELGALRAGAIVAGIYPSNSAEAVHHSLETSDATVCVVDDDKQMAKVRAIKHRLPRLKAVIQLHGPYESFVNQEPGYYSWQQLEKQSFDQHLKEELLRRENAIYPNECCMLVFTSGTVGMPKAVMLSHDSVVYDTRIVARNMPHVVVGAERMVSYLPLSHIAAQIFDIYLAMSLGGCVYFADKDALKGTVVRTFQKARPTSMFGVPRVFEKFQERLIAAEAKAKPYSRLLLSKAREAVAEHQLNTIAGKQSSIYGTAKYWLASRLIRPVQQLLGLDQCHTFFTGGAPVSPELKHFFLGLDMPLGDLYGMSETAGAITMHTQITNLYSSGQPVMGTEVKVFEPDVNGCGEIVIRSRSNFMGYLNQRDKTDETIGEDGWLHTGDIGSIDGHGNVVISGRLKELIITAGGENIPPVHIEELIKRELSCVSNALLIGDHRKYLTVLLALKTKSDPETGRPLDALREETIEWLQAHDLHQTKLSELLSIPADLKLPNDSNALSAALKINAEPKLYEALEAGIKRANEQAISNAQRVQKFALIPHEFSLLTGELGPTLKIRRNIVHAKYAELIERLYK, encoded by the exons ATGAACGACGTGACGCTCAACGATGGGAAGCTGAAGCCCGCCAGCAGCTACACAAGCACCTCGGTCCACGAGGCTGTCAAGCTGCGCATAAGCGAGGATAACACCGTGGAACCGCAGACGGTTCCAGAGTATTTCCGTGAAATTTGCAAGAAATTCTCAAAACTCCCGGCTCTAGTCTGGGAAACTTCGGATGGGTGGCAGACGGCAACATATGCGGACTATGAGCAGCGTGTGGAGCAGGCGGCCTTGATGCTGCTACATGCGGGACTAGAGGAACGATCTTCGGTGGGCATTTTGGCCTTCAATTGCCCTGAATGGTTCTTTGCCGAGTTGGGTGCATTGCGTGCTGGGGCGATTGTTGCGGGCATTTATCCCAGCAATTCTGCGGAGGCAGTGCATCATTCGCTGGAGACTAGTGATGCCACCGTCTGCGTTGTGGACGATGACAAGCAGATGGCCAAGGTGAGAGCTATCAAACATAGGCTGCCAAGACTTAAGGCTGTCATACAGCTGCATGGACCCTACGAATCGTTTGTGAATCAGGAACCTGGCTACTACAGCTGGCAACAGCTGGAGAAACAGAGCTTTGATCAGCACCTAAAGGAGGAGTTGCTGCGTCGTGAGAATGCCATTTATCCGAACGAGTGTTGCATGCTCGTCTTCACCTCCGGCACCGTTGGCATGCCCAAGGCTGTGATGTTGTCGCACGACAGCGTCGTTTACGACACCCGAATTGTGGCTCGCAACATGCCGCACGTTGTTGTTGGAGCCGAGCGCATGGTCAGCTATTTGCCACTAAGCCACATTGCTGCACAAATCTTTGACATTTACCTGGCCATGTCGCTGGGCGGTTGTGTGTACTTCGCGGACAAGGATGCCCTGAAGGGAACTGTGGTGCGCACCTTCCAGAAAGCTCGACCCACCAGCATGTTTGGGGTGCCGCGTGTTTTTGAGAAGTTCCAGGAGCGTCTGATAGCCGCCGAAGCCAAGGCAAAGCCTTACTCCCGTCTACTGCTTAGCAAGGCACGCGAAGCAGTTGCCGAGCATCAATTAAACACAATTGCGGG CAAGCAATCTTCCATCTATGGCACCGCCAAGTATTGGCTCGCTTCGCGTCTCATTCGTCCCGTTCAGCAGCTGCTGGGTCTGGATCAATGTCACACTTTCTTCACAGGCGGGGCTCCGGTGTCGCCGGAACTCAAGCACTTTTTCCTCGGCTTGGACATGCCTCTAGGGGATCTTTATGGCATGTCGGAGACAGCAGGCGCCATCACCATGCACACCCAGATCACCAATCTTTATAGTTCGGGACAGCCAGTTATGGGCACTGAGGTGAAAGTGTTCGAACCGGATGTCAATGGTTGTGGCGAAATTGTGATTCGCAGTCGTTCGAATTTCATGGGTTACCTCAATCAACGCGACAAGACTGATGAGACGATTGGTGAGGACGGTTGGTTGCACACTGGCGATATTGGCTCCATCGATGGCCATGGCAATGTCGTGATCTCAGGCAGACTCAAGGAACTGATCATCACAGCGGGTGGTGAGAATATTCCCCCCGTGCACATTGAGGAGTTGATCAAACGCGAGTTGAGCTGTGTGAGCAATGCTTTGTTGATTGGTGATCACCGCAAGTATCTGACGGTTTTGTTGGCTCTCAAGACCAAATCGGATCCAGAGACGGGCAGACCTTTGGATGCCTTGCGTGAGGAGACCATTGAATGGCTGCAGGCTCATGATTTGCATCAAACAAAACTCTCTGAGCTGCTTAGCATCCCGGCTGATCTGAAGCTGCCCAACGATTCGAATGCCTTGTCCGCAGCTCTGAAGATCAATGCTGAGCCGAAGCTTTATGAAGCCCTCGAGGCGGGTATTAAACGAGCCAATGAACAAGCCATCTCGAACGCTCAGAGAGTCCAGAAATTTGCACTCATTCCCCACGAATTCTCGCTATTAACTGGCGAACTTGGACCCACGTTGAAGATCAGACGCAACATTGTGCATGCCAAGTATGCCGAGCTCATTGAGCGACTCTATAAATGA